The DNA region CAGGCCGAGCGCCATCACCGTCACCTGCGCCACCTCGCCCCAGTCGATCTTGGCCGGCAGATGCGAGAGGAAATAGATCTCGGCGTTGAACAGGTTGGTGCCGGTCAGGCCCTGGATCACCTGGCGGATGCTCTCGATGTTCAACGCGAAGGACACGCCGAGCACCAGCCCCAGCAACGTTCCCGTCACCCCGATGCTGGCGCCGGACAGGAAGAAGATGCGCATGACCATGCCGCGCGTCGCCCCCATCGTCCGCAGGATGGCGATGTCGCGCCCCTTGTCCTTCACCAGCATGATCAGGCTGGAGATGATGTTGAAGGCGGCGACCATGATGATCAGCGACAGGATCAGGAACATCACGTTGCGTTCGACCTGAAGCGCCGTGAAGAAGCTGGCGTTCGACTGCTGCCAATCGACCACCCTGCCCTCTCCCGCCACCACCGACTGGACGGCGGCGCGGGCCGCGGCGATCTGCATCGGATCGCTGACGAAGACCTCCAGCGAGGTCACGGCGTCGCCGGTGCGGAAGAAGGCCTGAGCCTCCTCCAGCGGCAGGAAGATGAAGCTGTTGTCGTATTCGAACATGCCGACATCGAAGATCGCGCCGATGGGATAGCTGCGCATCCGCGGCACGGTGCCGAAGGCGGTGACGTTGCCCTGGGGTGCGATCAGCGTGATCTGGTCGCCGACGGTGAGGCCG from Azospirillum sp. B510 includes:
- a CDS encoding lipoprotein-releasing ABC transporter permease subunit, with protein sequence MIFNAFERMVAMRYLRARRQEGFISVIAGFSLLGIALGVATLIIVMAVMNGFRAELLGRVLGLNGHLNVYSSRGGPLPDFDILAGKLRDTPGVVNVTPTVEGQALVSVRGVASGAVIRGVRAEDFKVRPTLASNIVRGSADEFGEDRVAIGVRMAQRLGLTVGDQITLIAPQGNVTAFGTVPRMRSYPIGAIFDVGMFEYDNSFIFLPLEEAQAFFRTGDAVTSLEVFVSDPMQIAAARAAVQSVVAGEGRVVDWQQSNASFFTALQVERNVMFLILSLIIMVAAFNIISSLIMLVKDKGRDIAILRTMGATRGMVMRIFFLSGASIGVTGTLLGLVLGVSFALNIESIRQVIQGLTGTNLFNAEIYFLSHLPAKIDWGEVAQVTVMALGLSFAATIYPSWRAARLDPVEALRYE